CATTATTATGGACTTTGTTGATTGTGATTTCCCATTTTGGGAAGAGGCTGATGGTAGTTTAACGTCATTTATAATCCCAGAAAAAATGCCTAATAATTCTTCAAATAATCAGGAAGAATTAATAGAGTTAATTTATAGTGAAGTACCTGATAATATTTTTGAGCTGATTGATACAGAATATGAGCCAGGCAAAAGTGTCATGTTGGCGAGAGAAGTTTGTTTAAAGTATTTTCCTATGATAGATATAGATAAGCTTATTTCAACAATATATCCAGATATATTAGTATTAAATGGTGATATTTTAATATTTCAGTGCTCAAGTAATGTTGGAGATGGAATGATTATATGTGCAGCTTATGCAGAGATATTACCAAATTATAAATTCGATGATTGGCATAATCACTAAGTCAGAATGTTAATTTTATGTGAAAACAAAAGTTGATCAAAATAAAAAAATTTATATTATCCACCATTTTAATTTAATGATTTAAATGTACTAAAGTTTGCTTTGCTATATTTTGATAAGGTAAATTTAATAATATAGAACTACAAGAGTTATTGAATCAAATTTCTATAGTAAAAAATGAATATATATCTTTAAGTAATAAAAAATCAAGATGAATTCTAATAATCTTGATTTTTTTTTGTGCAAGTGTTATTAAAAAATATTCTAAAGCAGTGTATAAGTCATCAAAATTTGGTCTAGAATTTGGATATAATTGTAAATTTGTATTTAGGGAGGTGAAGGACATATCAAAGAATATAGAATTGATGATGTTGACTTAAAAACTGCAAGAAACTTAAAAAAGGAAATCTGTGAAAAGTATAAGGTTATACCTATAAAAGAAAATATAAGTGAGGTTATAGTTTTAGCTTATAGAAAAACAGAAGAAGCACAGGAATATTTAAAATTTATATATAACAAAAATATTATCATTAAAGAAATTGAAGAAAATAATTATGAGAATTTAAAAGATATTATTTTTGGCGAAGAGGATAAAGATTTAGAAGATGTATTAATATGGAATGCAATAAAAGATAAGGCTAGTGATATACATTTGGAGCCTCAAAAAAATTGCGTTTTTGTACGTTATAGAATTAATGGAACTTTAGTGTTGGTTCATAAAATTGAGCATAAAGAATATGCTGTGCTGGTATCTAAAATAAAGGTAAAAGCCAATATGGACATAACTGAAAAACGAAAGCCTCAGGATGGAAAGATAGTTGTAACTTATAACAATCTGAAATACGACTTAAGAATATCTTCAATACCAGTAGTATATGGAGAGAAAATAGTTATAAGAATCTTGTATTGTGATAATTTTGCTTATAAACTTGAAGATTTAGGCTTCACAGAAGATAATGTTAAACTTATTAGAAAAATAATATCAATTAAGAATGGATTAATTTTAGCCTGTGGCCCAACTGGTTCAGGAAAAAGTTCTACTCTCTACACAATATTAAAGGAATTAGACTCAAAATCATTAAATATAACCACTCTGGAAGATCCCGTGGAAATTCTCCTTCCTAATATTAATCAAATGAGTTTAAATAAAAAGCTTAATATAGATTTTTCAAATGGACTTAGAAGTATATTAAGACAAGATCCTGATGTGATTATGATAGGTGAAATTAGGGATGAGGAGACGGCTAATATGGTAGTGCTAAATTTAAATTATAAGGAATAACATTGGTATTAGCAGTGTTATTGTTTGTGAAAAATTTGCTATTTTTATTATTAACACATTTTTAACACACTAATAATATCAATTGCTTTTTCCTCTTCTTTCTTTAACACATGTGTATATGTGTTAGCTGTTATATCTACTTTTGAATGTCCTAATAATTTAGAAACTGTTTTTAAAGGTGTTCTTGCCTCGAACTGCATTGTGGCATAAGTATGTCTAAGGGCGTGAAACTTCTTATAAGGTATATCTAATCTATTCAAAAAGGCTTTCCAACTCTTAGTTATATTAGTTGGATATAATAAGTTTCCGTTCTCTGTCAAAAAATATAAATCATCATATTTTTTATTATAACTAGATCCAGCTTTTAATTTATTTTTTAGTTTTTCTGTTTTTGCTGCAGCCAATATAGAAATAATAGAATTAGGAAGAGGTATTGATCTTATTGAATTTTTAGTTTTAGGGGTTTGAAGAACTTTTACTTTTTTTCGGGTATCACCATCTATTTCAGTATAGCATGCAACTATTTGGTTTATATTAATTCTATTATTTTCGATATCTATATCATTTTCACTAAGTCCTAGTATTTCACCTACTCTCATTCCAGTAGAAAATGCAATTATTGATATGGATTTTATTAAATATTCTTCGTTTGAATTTAGAATTTTAGTTAACTCTTCATTAGAGAATGTTTCAACTTCATTCTTAATTACTTCTTTAGATCCTGGAATAGTTACTTTTAAGCAAGGATTTCTAAGAGTGTAACCTTCATTAATAGCAAAATTAAGAAAATATTTTAAAATTTTATTAACTCTGTTAATACGGCTATAAGATTTTCCACTTTTATATAATTCGTTATAATACTTTTGTATATCAATAGCCTGAATATCTTTTATAACTTTATATGCAAATGGAGCAGGCTTTATATAGTTTCTAAATAAATCTTCATATCTATCTAATGTTGAAGCCTTAATATTATTTGAAACTATTTCAAAGAGCCACTCATGCATTATTGGATATAAAAATAATTTTTTGTCGACAACTAAACCATTATCCACACTCCTTTTATATTCCTCTAATTTTTGCTTAGCTTCTTTTTCATTTTTACCATAGAAAAACTTTCTTATAAGTTTTCCGTTGGAATCTCTACCAAAACTTGCAGAGATTCTAAAGTATTCTTTTCCATTCATAGTATAGTTAGTTTTATTTGCCATAAAATCATCCTTTCCTCAATGTTTGTTTATATGTAAAAAATATAAAAATCTATATTAAAACATATTTTTAATATTATAATAGGTATTACGTTCAGTTTGCTTGACATTTTTTACTTCATCTGAGTGCTATTTCTTATGTTTTATTGAAGCGTATTTATCTTTATTAATTCTTTTTGCATATTCAATGCCGTTTCTGATAGCGCTCTTTATTAATTCCCAGTCAGCATCATCAACTGGATTACCTGATAGCATTAAACTATCTTGTTTTTCTAATTCTGATATAGTAGCTTCAACCGTCTTTTCTATATCTCTCATATCCTTTTTGTTTAATTTAATTCCGTTAATATTTGAATGGTGTGCTTCATCAGCTTCTAGCTTTATAGAATCATTATTTTCATTTTCTGATAATAAATAATCAATAGTTACATCAAAAAAATCTGCTAATTTCTTTAGAGTTTCATTGCCAGTACCTTGTAAATTTTTCTCAACCATACCTATAGTAGAACGACTAATACCAATAATCTCAGAAAGTTCTTGTTGAGTTAATCCTTTCTGTTTTCTAAGTTTTTTTATTTTATCACCTAACACAATAATTTCACCTCTATGACAATTTTATCATAATTAATGACAAAATCAATAGGGAATTTGAGATAATGAAAGAAAATTTGAGAATGAGTGATTTATCTTTGATTTTTGTCATGATTTATGATAAAATAGAACTTTAAAATTGTCGGTAATTATGACATAATAAAGCTACACCAAGATAAATAAATCACCCAACAAAACAATAAAATCACTCAATAATTAAATGAACCAAAAGGAAGTGAAACAGATGAAAATTACACCAATAAGATTAAGAAGGTTAAATCTAGGAATTGAAGCTAAAGATGCAATTGACTCACTTAGAATAACACAAAGTACATTCTATAAATTGGAGCAAGGATGGACAAGTCCATCACCCCAGTTAATAAAAAGAATTGCAGATACTTATAAGTGTACTACTGATGAAATATTTAAAGATTTAAATATTATTGGTTAGAGGAGGATATATGGAAGAAATATTAATAGAAATATTAGAAACTTTAAAATCAGAAAGACCTAAAAAAATAACTTTTACGATTGCAGAAGCAGCAAATTATTCAGGAATCGGACAAGTTAAAATAAGAGAACTTATTAATAAACCTAATACTGATTTTCCGTTTTTTAAAGTTGGCGCAAGAGCGTTAATAGATAAAGCAGCTTTAGATAATTGGATGGAGAAAATAACGCAAGAGCATAGAGGATTATAAAGTATAAAAACTTACAATATGCAAATACTATTTCCATAAATTTATTTTAAGGAGATATATTTTCATGGAAGAATTATTAAAGCAAATTTTAGAAAGAATAAAAGATAATTCAAGAGCTACTATGACAGTTGTAGAATGTGCTCAGTATATTAAAGTAAATAAAGATAAAATTAGAGAACTTATCAATAAACCGAATAGTGATTTCCCATACTTTAAAAATGGAAGCAAAGTAATTATTAACAAGTCTCAATTAGATTCATGGTTAGATAAAATTTCAAGAGAACACAGAAACTTGTAAAGTATAAAAACTCACAGTATCATACTATTTTAATAATCTTATTAAGGAAATGGATATCATGACTAAAAGAATTAATTATGATAATATCACGGTAACTTGCAATGGCTCTCCAAGTAAAGAATCATTAATGAATTACTATAATTTATTAATCGACTATCACATAAGAAAATACGGAAAAAAAGTAGTAAAAAAAGCACTAGAAGAATTACTTAACGAAGACTAAAGAAGAATAGGCTGAAAAGCCTTAAGTTAAGAGTCAACATAATTTAATTTTTGAAATTGAAATAAATATAAGGAGGACAAGCTAAATGAGTAAATTAATACCATTAGAATTTAAGCAACAACGTATTATGACAACTAAGGTTTTAGCCGAAGAATTTGGGACAGAAGATAAAATAATTCAACAAAATTACAAAAGAAATGAGGAAAGATTCACTGAAGGGAAGCATTACTACAGGTTAACTGGTGATGAATTAAAAGAATTTAAAGCTAACCTTCATTTAGAAGGTAACCTTAAATTTGCTAGTGAATTAATTTTATGGACAGACCGAGGAGCAGCAAGACATGCAAAAATTCTTGATACAGATGAAGCCTGGGAAGTATATGAAGCATTAGAAGAAAACTATTTTAATCCAAAAGAAGAAAAACCAACGTGTATTGAAGATGTACTTATATCTAGTTTGCAGGAAATGAAAGCATTAAAAGGAGAAGTACAAGCTGTAAGAGTTGGAATACAAGAAACTAAAGATAAGATAGAGGGAATTAAAGAAGTAGTATCTCTTAATTCAACTGATTGGAAGAAAGATTCCAAAAATCTAATAGTAAAGATAGCACACAAGATTGGTGGAAACCAATTTATAAATGACGTATACAAAGAAATTTATACTAATTTAGAAAAAAGAGCAGGATGCCAATTAGAAATAAGACTTACAAATAAACGTAGAAGAATGGCAGAAGAGGGAGTTTGCAAATCAAAAAGAGATAAGTTGTCTAAGTTAGATGTTATAGGCGAAGATAAGAAGGTTTTAGAATGTTTTTTAGCTATAACCAAAGAGATAGCAATTAAATATGGAGTATAGGAGGAAATGATAAATGGAAAATAAAGAAATAGAAAAATTACAAGAACTATGTAAACCAGTAACAGAGTATTTAAAAAATAATTGGGATCCACATTGTACAGTAGTTATTACAGATAATCATATTAAATTGGTTAGAGATGAAATAGGTTGTCCAATGAGAAGTGATGACTAAGTAGTATTTAGCCATCACTAAGAGATTAAACTCTATGATAAGGATGAATTTTATCAAATCTAGCCAAAGCAGAGCCTAGGGATGGAGAATTAATAAAATCAATGTAGTGTGATTCTGATACATTCATATACGCATAAACAGAACCATCTTTGAATTTTATAAACATTGTATTGTTTTCCCAACCGACTGCATTCATTCGACTAGATGAAACAGGTTTTAAATTCATAAAAGCACCCCCTTTCAACAATATTTTACCATAAATATGAATAAAAAGAAAAAGGAGGAATGAAAATGGTTTTGAAGTTTCTAAGTTGGTTAAAGGAAAATGTAACAGAGGAGCAATTCAAAGATATTCTAAAAGCAACAGATCAAGATATTAAATTCAATCGTATCAGCTTTGGTAAAAGGACAAGTCCAATCACTTATATAAATATTTGCATAATGTGTGCTTGCGTGATATTGAGGTATCAGCATGGGTAGGATAGAAGCAATTGCATATATTGCAGATAATCAAGCTAAAGCAAAAGGAATTCTAAAAAGAGTTGAAAAATCGAGGATAAAAGTATTACCTTTGGAGAAATTCTGCAGGAAGAGATAGACAAGTATAAAAAAGAAGCTACCAAGGACACCGACCAAAGTAGTCCAAGATAGCAACGTTAAATAATCAATTAAATTATAACACATGATTGGAGGAAATCAAATTGAAGCAATTAAATATAATCGAGGCTATGAAAATGCCTATAGGGACAGAGTTTGAAGTTAACTATGATAATAAAGGTAGAGCAATTAGTAATATGATTTTAAAAGAAAATGACAGCGACAAATATTTAGATTGGATTAATGGACCTCCCCTAAAAGTATTTGATTTTCTATTTAGCAATATAAAATTTATTCCAATTCAAAAGCCAGTAAGCTTTATGGAAGTAGTTAACTCTAATAAACGATGTAAAGTTGAACATGAGTATGTTAAAGAAATAAGGAGATTAAGTGATCTTTGTTTTGTATATAAACTTGAATTTAAAAAGGGTGAATACATGCCATTAAATTATCTCATGTATGCATTGGGTTATCATTGTTCACAAGAAGATATTCAAGAAATAATTAAGAATGGTATTTGGTACCTAGAGGAATAGTTAAAATACAATAAATTAAAGACTATCTAGAAAATGAAGGGAGGATTTCAAGTGTTAGTTAAATGTGGAGCTAAAACATGCGTTAACTATAATGAGGGCATGTGTAAGGCAGAAGCAATAGAAATTAAAAACTTTACCTGGTATTCAGAAGAGCAAAAGGAAGAATTGGATGAAATGAAATGTGATACTTATGAGTATTATTCAGACTGGATGTACAGGAAATAAATTAAGGAGGAAATTTTATGGCAGAAACAATCAAAAATATATATTCAAAAATGTCAGAAGCTAGAGGGAAATTACAAGAGGTCGAGTTTAAAAAGAGTGCTTACAATTCATTTAGCAAATACTATTACTTTGATTTAAGCGACATTTTACCACCAATAATGAAAATATGTGATGAATTTAAGCTGACTCCAATTTTTAATATGACTAAAGAGGTTGCGACTCTAAGAATTACAAACGCTGAAAATACAAAAGAAGAAATATTATGTACAATGCCAGTTGGAATATCACCATTGAAGGGTTGTAATGATATGCAAAGCATAGGTGGAGCACAAACATTTGCTCAAAAATATTTATATTCAAGTGCATTTGGAATATCTGAAACTGATGCAACAGATAAGCAAGATAATGAAGAAGGAGCTCTTGAACCTATCAGTAATGTACAAGTAAAAGTTATTGAAAGTTTATTAAAAGAAACTGGATCAGATAGAATGGCTTTTCTTGCATATGCAAGAGTTAAAGATGTAAAAGAAATAGTTAATAGAGATTTACCTAGTATTATGAATATGCTTGATAAGAAAAAAGAAGAGGTTGAAGCTAAGAAGCATGGAGGAAAAGAGAGTGGAAAATAATAAGATTCAAGAAAATAAAGATAAATTTCTAGTACTTTTAAAAAGTATACAAAGACCTGGAATTGATAAGCTTGTTGACTGGTTAGAAAGTAAAAGTGATTTCTTTACTGCGCCAGCTTCAACAATGTTCCATGGAAATTATGAAGGTGCTCTTTGTGAACACAGCATAAATGTTTATGAATTATTCAGTGAAAAAAATAAAAGATATGATCTTGGTTTAAGCGAAGATTCAGTAAAAATAATGGGATTGCTTCATGATATATGCAAAGTTAATTTTTATAAACTTTCAAGTAGAAACAAGAAAATTGATGGTCAATGGAGAGCAATACCTTGGTATGACGTTGAAGACGAATTCCCTATTGGACATGGTGAAAAGTCAGTAATAATTCTAATGAGTTATATTGGATTAACTAATGAAGAAAAAATGGCTATAAGGTGGCATATGGGGGGATATGAACCAGAATCAAATTATAGAACTTTAAGTGTTGCATGGGATAAATATAAAAGTGGTGCTTGCCTTCATACAGCAGATTTAGAAGCTTCAAATCTATTAGAAATAAAAATTGATTACGAAAAATCTTTTAAACAAACCAAAATGAATATATAGAAGGTGATCAAATGATTAAGGTTAAAGATGTTGCCAAAACAATGACACTTAAAGATTTTCAAAAAAGATTTACTCAAGAAAATCAAGGAATTAAGGACAACCTTACGAGAAAAATTTATTTTTGTATATATGATTTTGGCTTCAAAGTAAGCCAAGAAGATTGTTTGGAAGTAAGAGATTGCAAAGAATGCATGAATGAGGCTATTGAATACTTAAAATTTAGAAATAATTCTAGGGAGAATAAAAAATATGAACAAAGTAGTTTTGATAGGTAGATTAACAAAGGATCCTGAGCTAAGATACACACCAGGAAATGGAGCAGCAGTTACAACAATAACATTAGCAGTAGATAAGTATAATACTAAAACAGGACAAAAAGAAGCTGACTTTGTACCAGTAGTTATATGGGGTAAGCAAGCAGAGAGTACAGCACAATACATGACAAAGGGTAGTCAAATGGCTATAAGTGGTAGGATTCAAACCAGGACCTATGATGCTAATGATGGTAGCAAAAGATATGTAACTGAAGTTGTAGCAACTGAGACTCAATTCTTAAGCAAAGGAAACCAATCAAGTAATGCGAGTAACAGTAATGAATATTCTATGCCAGCAAATGATCCATTTAGTGGTGGGAATTTTGAAGAAGATATAACTCCTGTAGATGATGGAGATATGCCATTTTAGTGAGGTGATTAATTATGCGGAATTTAAAAGAAATAGTTTTTAATTTTCTTAGAAATAATCAAGAGGCATTGCTTTCTAGGGAAAATAATAAGTATGCTAAAAAGTTAGGAATTGCAAAAACCACATATAAAAATTACAAATATGAGTTTATTGCAATGAAAAATAACACTGAGTTAGCAAAAGCCAAGGCTAAGGAGAATAAAGAGAAGCAAGAAACAATTTTTTATAAGGGAAGATTGAGACAAAAGTTTGTTTTTGATACTAGTAAATTGTCAGCATTTTAAAATGTAAGAATAAGAGCATTTAACAACGTTGTTATTTGCACTTATTTTCAATAGATAATCAAGTGAGAAGGTGAAAAGATGGAATATATAAGTGCAAAGGAATTTTTAAAGCAACCTAAGGAAGTTCAAAAGGTATTTATTGATTGGTGGAAATGTGATACAGGAGATTTATTTACATTTGATGGTGTAGACGATAGAGATTTAAATATTTTGCAAACTATAGGTAGCGAAAACCAAGCAACAATGACAAAGGCCAATAAGGACGAAAGCAGAATTCCACTTTTTGTGGAAGGACAGTTAAGGAAATTTATCGAGGATAGAGCAGGAAGTAAACTTGCAATAATAGAGTTTGATTATGATCACTATAATATAGTTCTTAGAAGTAATAACAAGGCTTATATAACAGAAGAATATGACTTACTCCAAGCCCATTGGAAAGTGGCTTTAGAAATAGCAAAAGAGAAGGTGCAAGTATGGAAGGAATAAAGCTTAGGTTTTCAGATACAGAAATTAAAAAGCTATTAAAAGAAAACTTTAAAATTTTATACGATACTCGTGAACAAGTAAATGACCATATATTGTATTGGTTTGATTCTAAGAAAATTCCATATAAGTGTCAGAAGATAGATGAGGGAGATTACACAGCAATTATTACAGCTAGACCTGATATGGGCATTCATAGAGATTTATATTTTAAGGTTGGAGTTGAAAGAAAAAATAGTGTTGATGAATTAGCAAGTAACTTAGCAGAAAAAACAGATACAAGGGATGATATAAGACTTGAAAGAGAACTTATAAGAGCAAAAGCCAAAGGAATAAAAATATTTTTAATAATAGAAGATCCTAATGGATTAGAAAATATTATTAATGGAGATTACAGAAGCCAATATGGGAGCAATGCTTTTGTAGGAAAGCTTACTAGTATACAGGATAAATACATTCAAGATACCATTTTTACATCAAATCTTAAAACAGGATATCACATATATAGAAAACTATATTATGCGGTTAGAAACTATTTAAAGGAAGGCGAGGTTGATTTAGTTGTTGGAGAAGATTGAAAAAGATGAAGCAATAGTAATTTGCAAAAAGGCAATAGATAATTGGGGAACTGCACTTCAAAAGATAGTTGCAATGGAAGAATTGGCAGAGTTAATTTCTGCGCTAAGTTCAGCGTTGAAGAATCAACATAATAATATCGAAGAAGAAGCAGCTGATGTTGAGATAATGTGTATACAGCTTAGGTTAATGTATGGGAATCAAAAAGTTAATGAAGCTCATGAAGAAATTAATGAATTTAGTAATTTTGGACTAATAGAATCAACAATTAAAAGATGTTCGTTACTCCAACAAAGTATATCAAAGTCATTAAGGGATATACAGAATAATTCTATTTATAAAAATATAGCTTTAGTTGAAAATTCATGTAGAGCTATGAGAAAGAAGTTTAATGGAGATGAAATTGAAGAAATTAAGCAAGTAAAGCTAAAAAAACTTAAGGGAGTTGTTTGGTAGTGAGGGATTATCTTAACAGTAGTGAATCTTTACAACTTGTAGCATTTCTTAAAACAATTGAAACATCAAAGGAATTTATAAATGGGAAATTAATGACTAATGAAGAAAAAACGAATCTCAAAAAGGCTATGACTTGGCTAGATAAATCTATTAGCAGTGTAACTACTAGACTTAATGAAAAAGCCAAAAAAGCCTTTGATAAATCAAAAAGTGGAGTATCCTTTTATCTTGGTTCAAACATAGAGATAGAAGTTTATAGGAAAAGAAGATCAGCAGATATTGATGCAGCTTATGAAGAAAATAAGGAATACTTCAAACTCATTGAACTGATTATGCATTACAATTGTCAAAATTGTAAAATGGACTGTCATGAATGTTTATTTTATAGTGAATTTGAAAAAAACTATATCCCAGAATTTACTGGCAAAGAACCAAATTGTAAATATGCCTATAGGACCATTGATCTTAAGGGGAATTCAAAAGAAAAAAAGTAAGAGGTAATTATGAGTGATCAATTATTAATACTTAAAAATAAATACAATCAAACTCTTGATAGAAATAAGAAGGCTGAAGAATATTTTCAAGAACATACGGTTGAGGAATGTCTTAATAAGAAATTTAAAAGTGGTACCGCTTTGGATGTCTTCAATGAAGTCACTAAAGAGTTAAGTAATTTAATAATCCAAATAGAAAGTACCATGGGAAATAAAATGACACATTATGAAAAAATAAATGGTTTTAAACTGTAGGGGGTGAGAAAAGTTTGACTGAATTAGAAGATATAGATTTAAGAGAATGGATTGAAAAGGAGACAGGACAGAAATTCAATAGAGAAAATAAAATTTGTTGCCCATTTCATAATGAAAAAACGCCTTCATTTGGGATCAAGTTTTATCCAGATGATAATAAATGGAGATATAAGTGTTTTGGAGGCTGTGATGCTCATGGTGATGTTATTGATTTTATACAAAAATATAAGAATCTTGATTATAAGAAAGCCAGAGAATATCTAGGTGTGGCAGTTGAAAAAACTCCAAGAGAATTACAATTTGAAAAAATATTAAAGCGTATAGATTGGGATGTAATAAACACAGAATTCAAACAAGGATACAAGCTTTTAGGATTATTTGAGTTTGTAAATGGACACAATGAAGTAATTTATTACAAAGCAAAGTTTTTAAAGCCAGATGGCAAAAAAGCAGCTTCATATTATCGCTTTGAAGGTGACAAAATTATAAACAAAAGAGAAGGTATTGAAGAAGTTCCTTACAATTTATATAACGTCCTTATAGGCCTAGCAGATAAAGTAATAATTGTTGTTGAGGGCGAAAAAGATGCCAACAATATAAATGCTCTTTTAAGAGGCACAAATTACGTAGCTACATCTATAAAGGGATGTACAAATTTAGATATATTAAAAAATGGATTCAAGCCGAGAATTTATGCTTTAGGAGATACAGGTGTGGCTGGAGAAAAATATAAATGGCATGTCCATAAAGAATTTTTTAGTATTGCTACAGAATTTAAATTTGTAAATCTTCCAGGAATTAAATCTTTAGGTGACAACAAAGATGTTACCGATTGGTTAAATTCAGGGCATTCAAAACAAGATTTATTAAATGCCTTTAAGAGAAGTTTAGATTTAAAAAATGAAAATGAATTACAACAGGACCCTATTGGTGTGTATAAGATTATTTATGATAAAAAAGCCAAGGAAGATAAAAGAATAAATTTGACCGATTTCATGTTATTAGAAGCTGATAAGGTGTTAAATGTGGACGATGATATGGAATTTATAAGATTAAAGCTTAAATCTCGGAACGATGGAAAGATTTATGAAAAGGTAAAAGAGAGCACAGTATTTAATGATCTTAGAACATTTAGAAATATGTTAGGTATGGATTTAAGTTTTGATGGGAATATGAATGATTTAGTTAAGTTCAAAATGTGGATTACACAATATTTTGCAATAGAAACTAAAGAAGTATATACAGGCACTAAATTTATAATGAAGAATGATAAATTAACCTTTATATGCGCAGATGGTTCAATAAGTGAAAATAAAACCGATTTTAGCATTACAGCAGATGAAACTAATGTTTTCGTTGTTAGTAAGGAAAAATTGAAAACTGATGAATTATTAGAAATAAAAAACAATATTTTTAAATTCACAAGTACTGAGAAAAGCATTAGTATCATTGGCACTACAATAAATAATTTGGCAGTCTATCAAAATATATCACTCAATTTGAATTTACATCATCTTCTCATGGTGGGCGAAGCAGAAACAGGTAAGTCCACTATATTAGAAAAAATTATAGCACCAATTCTCAATTATCCAATAAAAGGAGATAAAAACGAAAAGTTTTCATTTACAACAGCAAAGCAATTTAGTCTACCTAAAAGTTTATCTATGGGAAATTATCCATTGTTATGCGATGAATTTGCACCAACAACATGGAACCCTAATAAAATCGCTGATATGGTTAATCCCTTGAAAGATGCTTATGATAGAGCTCCAATGATAAGAGGGGACAAGAATTTTAAACTTAAAAAATTTGTATCACTGAGACCAATCATAATCGCTGGTGAGGAAAATTATCCTGGTCAGAGCAAAGCTTTAATAACTCGTAGTTGTATTGTATATTTATCCAAATATGAACGAACTGAAAAAAGTACAGAATCTACATTTTGGCTAATAAACCATCAGGATTTACTTAATAG
The window above is part of the Clostridium saccharoperbutylacetonicum N1-4(HMT) genome. Proteins encoded here:
- a CDS encoding ERCC4 domain-containing protein — encoded protein: MEGIKLRFSDTEIKKLLKENFKILYDTREQVNDHILYWFDSKKIPYKCQKIDEGDYTAIITARPDMGIHRDLYFKVGVERKNSVDELASNLAEKTDTRDDIRLERELIRAKAKGIKIFLIIEDPNGLENIINGDYRSQYGSNAFVGKLTSIQDKYIQDTIFTSNLKTGYHIYRKLYYAVRNYLKEGEVDLVVGED
- a CDS encoding DUF5651 domain-containing protein; its protein translation is MRDYLNSSESLQLVAFLKTIETSKEFINGKLMTNEEKTNLKKAMTWLDKSISSVTTRLNEKAKKAFDKSKSGVSFYLGSNIEIEVYRKRRSADIDAAYEENKEYFKLIELIMHYNCQNCKMDCHECLFYSEFEKNYIPEFTGKEPNCKYAYRTIDLKGNSKEKK
- a CDS encoding CHC2 zinc finger domain-containing protein produces the protein MTELEDIDLREWIEKETGQKFNRENKICCPFHNEKTPSFGIKFYPDDNKWRYKCFGGCDAHGDVIDFIQKYKNLDYKKAREYLGVAVEKTPRELQFEKILKRIDWDVINTEFKQGYKLLGLFEFVNGHNEVIYYKAKFLKPDGKKAASYYRFEGDKIINKREGIEEVPYNLYNVLIGLADKVIIVVEGEKDANNINALLRGTNYVATSIKGCTNLDILKNGFKPRIYALGDTGVAGEKYKWHVHKEFFSIATEFKFVNLPGIKSLGDNKDVTDWLNSGHSKQDLLNAFKRSLDLKNENELQQDPIGVYKIIYDKKAKEDKRINLTDFMLLEADKVLNVDDDMEFIRLKLKSRNDGKIYEKVKESTVFNDLRTFRNMLGMDLSFDGNMNDLVKFKMWITQYFAIETKEVYTGTKFIMKNDKLTFICADGSISENKTDFSITADETNVFVVSKEKLKTDELLEIKNNIFKFTSTEKSISIIGTTINNLAVYQNISLNLNLHHLLMVGEAETGKSTILEKIIAPILNYPIKGDKNEKFSFTTAKQFSLPKSLSMGNYPLLCDEFAPTTWNPNKIADMVNPLKDAYDRAPMIRGDKNFKLKKFVSLRPIIIAGEENYPGQSKALITRSCIVYLSKYERTEKSTESTFWLINHQDLLNRLGRSLIEEVLNISVEQYDNMRKELMPKFTELNDRSLQTSLNIACGIEIFNILLERHGLNKITNYEKYIVNNIKEEVLDGGEEAKSIVEQMLLLYNDMVEDGRAMFTDYVIQERGDGLFIKTSEMLNQLRVHVKNTNTQINILSDKDFKKQATKAGYIKEKTAKQIRLKNGVTTPNGKNMIWYDQYNLEKVRKLKAFAICSSGELEQVEMPKEENKVIDNVFQGAK